One genomic segment of Salmo trutta chromosome 8, fSalTru1.1, whole genome shotgun sequence includes these proteins:
- the LOC115198877 gene encoding neuroepithelial cell-transforming gene 1 protein isoform X3: MVAYDVLGSLVPIKRTLQAIDCQNQANKDSEEPSNKRVRPLGRVSSLANLISPVRNGAVRRFGQTIQSMSFRGDGNGGKTPGVPQKPCSKAVAPTPPKRRNSTLWSETLDVHQKGTFSTKEIKRQEAIFELTRGEQDLIEDLQLARKAYHDPMLKLSIMSEEELTHIFGDLDAYIPLHEDLLAQLARATGPDGTVGQIGQIVVSWLPGLNAYRDYCSNQVAAKALLDQKKQDRRVQDFLQRCLESPFSRKLDLWSFLDIPRSRLFKYPLLLKEILKHTAPEHPDTPHLELAITIIQGVLSDINMKKGESESQYYIDKLEYLDDRQRDPRIDQCKSLLCHGELRNKSGTKLHVFLFTELLVMTRSVTRNEHHCFQVYRQPIPVQDLVLEDLQDGDVKMGGSFRGAFSNSDKAKNIFRVRFHDPSQGQSHTLQVNDVFHKQQWLNCLRSAISVHHPADAAVTTPASSLADDAHSKRHSSKISSIIHTEEADENCPLTPAGATSASSSLCGDETPSPTSTSPSSRSSSSSSSPLSSPSPKHKTKKDKRSLCALGKRKETMV; this comes from the exons ATGGTGGCTTACGATGTACTGGGTAGCTTGGTGCCTATCAAACGGACTCTACAAGCTATAGACTGTCAAAACCAAGCCAACAAAGACTCAGAG GAACCCAGCAACAAGCGTGTCCGTCCTCTCGGCAGGGTGAGCTCGCTGGCTAACCTCATCTCCCCCGTGAGGAATGGGGCCGTCCGGCGCTTCGGCCAGACCATCCAGTCCATGTCCTTCCGGGGTGATGGCAATGGTGGCAAGACGCCGGGCGTGCCCCAGAAGCCATGTAGTAAGGCGGTGGCGCCCACGCCGCCCAAGAGACGCAACAGCACGCTGTGGTCGGAGACCTTAGACGTCCACCAGAAGGGCACCTTCTCCACCAAGGAGATCAAGAGACAGGAG GCCATATTTGAGTTGACTCGCGGGGAACAGGACCTGATTGAGGACCTCCAGCTCGCACGCAAG gcgTACCACGACCCCATGCTGAAGCTGAGTATCATGTCGGAGGAGGAGCTGACCCATATCTTCGGGGACCTGGATGCCTACATCCCCCTCCACGAGGACCTGCTGGCCCAGCTGGCCAGAGCCACCGGCCCCGACGGCACCGTGGGACAGATAGGACAAATCGTCGTCAGCTGG TTGCCAGGGCTGAATGCATACCGAGACTACTGCAGTAACCAGGTGGCGGCCAAGGCCCTGTTGGACCAGAAGAAACAGGACCGAAGGGTGCAGGACTTCCTGCAGCGCTGCCTGGAGTCTCCCTTCAGCAGGAAGCTGGACCTGTGGAGCTTCCTGGACATCCCCCGCTCCCGCCTGTTCAAATACCCCCTCCTGCTCAAAGAGATCCTCAAACACACGGCGCCCGAGCACCCCGACACGCCCCACCTGGAGCTAGCG atCACCATCATCCAGGGTGTGTTGTCTGACATCAACATGAAGAAGGGTGAGTCAGAGAGCCAGTACTACATAGACAAGCTGGAGTATCTGGACGACAGGCAAAGAGACCCGCGCATCGACCAGTGCAAGAGTCTGTTGTGTCACGGCGAGCTACGCAACAAGAGCGGAACA AAGCTGCATGTGTTCCTGTTCACAGAGCTGTTGGTGATGACCCGGTCTGTGACGCGGAACGAGCACCACTGTTTCCAGGTGTACCGGCAGCCAATCCCGGTGCAGGACCTGGTGCTGGAGGACCTGCAGGATGGAGACGTCAAAATGGGTGGCTCCTTCAGAGGAGCATTCAGTAACTCAGACAAAG CCAAGAACATCTTCCGTGTGCGTTTCCATGACCCGTCTCAGGGCCAGTCCCACACGCTGCAGGTCAACGACGTCTTCCACAAGCAGCAGTGGCTCAACTGCCTGCGCAGCGCCATCTCCGTCCACCACCCGGCCGACGCCGCCGTCACCACGCCCGCTTCCTCCCTGGCAGACGACGCCCACTCCAAGCGGCACTCCTCCAAAATCTCCTCCATCATCCACACGGAGGAGGCCGACGAGAACTGCCCTTTGACGCCCGCAGGTGCAACGTCCGCCTCCAGTTCGCTATGTGGGGACGAGACCCCCAGTCCCACCTCAACGTCTCCCTCCTCCcgctcctcatcctcctcttcatcaccacTATCCTCCCCGTCGCCCAAACACAAAACCAAAAAGGACAAGCGCTCCCTCTGTGCCTTAGGGAAGAGGAAGGAGACCATGGTGTAA